One window of the Paenibacillus beijingensis genome contains the following:
- a CDS encoding DMT family transporter has product MLHKWKEYLLLGALNAAIPFCLIAVAELHIDSSMAAILNSTTPLFTALVARIWTQDHFNLKKLLGLILGVSGVGILVGWNPQNMGTVFFISAGLSLLAALFIAIGGIYSSKGFKGETPLNLTIGQQIAAGLLLLPITIFFTPQKTPGGDVILAVIGLAILSTSLAYLLYFYLIRSVGPVKTLSVTFLVPFFGILWGWLFLKESISLRTILGLIIILLSVTFVTNIQFKLRKKHSGSALSVRK; this is encoded by the coding sequence TTGTTACATAAGTGGAAGGAATACCTTTTACTTGGAGCATTAAATGCTGCTATTCCTTTCTGCCTAATAGCTGTAGCAGAACTTCATATTGACTCATCAATGGCGGCTATTCTTAATTCAACTACCCCTTTGTTTACCGCGTTAGTTGCTCGAATTTGGACTCAGGATCATTTCAATTTAAAAAAATTACTCGGTCTTATATTGGGGGTGTCGGGGGTAGGTATTCTTGTCGGCTGGAACCCTCAAAATATGGGTACAGTTTTTTTCATTTCGGCGGGTTTATCCCTTTTGGCAGCATTATTTATCGCTATCGGAGGGATATATTCTTCAAAGGGGTTTAAAGGAGAGACTCCACTAAATTTAACGATTGGTCAACAGATTGCTGCAGGATTGTTATTGTTACCGATAACTATTTTCTTCACGCCACAAAAAACTCCAGGAGGAGATGTGATATTGGCAGTTATAGGCTTGGCGATTCTCTCGACATCGCTAGCGTATTTGTTATATTTCTATCTTATTCGTAGTGTAGGCCCAGTGAAAACTCTCAGTGTCACATTTTTAGTACCGTTCTTCGGAATTCTATGGGGATGGTTGTTCTTAAAAGAGTCTATTTCATTAAGAACAATACTTGGATTGATCATAATCCTACTAAGTGTTACATTTGTAACTAACATACAATTCAAATTAAGAAAAAAACATAGCGGTAGTGCTCTTTCTGTTAGAAAATAA
- a CDS encoding AAA family ATPase translates to MNTIFLDVERWLTQRPKWLQNAASRIVQKKLSEEDIKELINICKGESESDVSSYSVGVSPLGGLQSKSESNFLKLTSISDVNGINALNPKKPLQFNSNQLSIVFGHNGSGKSSYIKLLKHACGARESGKLLGNVFNDGQVEKQECVFVFNDGQEKQVKWSTEHGTIPQLSSIQLYDTACANVYVNEENEIAYEPWISSFFTELTEVCQVIGQALKEENDGIVIKPYNLPNEYQGTSVGKWLQKANYRTSSTEVDENSRWGIAEEESLNTYKLLLGEINPVDTAKKQMQLARNSNNLIAKLQTLIDTYNNENCNNYLDSKSEMVRKKKVAEQDAAKIFANSSFDGIGTESWKLLWQHARDFSEKHAYPLRAFPNLEDESKCVLCHQPLNESAKERLSAFESYVKGALMIDAQEAEERYLKHKARLIDIPTPESIVLHLNSIGLTDELDTTDFIEFINFLEKRKKDLEKVQSIEELNIVPQFAIFSSLAQIASTYEQQASSLMELAEQDNRKELSDKIKELEARKWVSQQRNLIFENIEKLKNKHKIEQAIRLTNTQAISTKKSELSNELITAEYIQRFNHELIQLGGNRIKVELVKSRVQRGHIYHKIQLRDCKFPVKTAEVLSEGEFRLVSLAGFLADVESNPNNTPFVFDDPISSLDQDFEEATVERLVKLSQKRQVIVFTHRISLLTLLSEKAKKKNINYDLTSLRSEFWGAGEPGELPIYANNTEKALNTLLNERLSKAKKILNEEGQEAYAPYMKGLCSDFRSLLERIIENDLMADVVHRFRRAINTMGKIYKLALIKYEDCQLFDELMTKYSRYEHSQSIEAPVQLPFPDELKNDMDIVKSWLEEFKNRK, encoded by the coding sequence GTGAATACAATTTTTCTTGATGTTGAACGATGGTTAACTCAAAGACCCAAATGGTTGCAAAACGCCGCGTCTCGAATTGTACAAAAGAAATTGTCTGAGGAAGATATTAAAGAACTTATCAATATCTGCAAAGGTGAATCAGAGTCAGATGTCTCAAGTTATTCGGTGGGAGTGTCTCCACTAGGAGGCTTACAATCAAAAAGCGAATCGAATTTCTTGAAATTGACATCTATAAGTGATGTAAATGGAATCAATGCTTTGAATCCCAAGAAACCGTTGCAATTTAATTCAAATCAATTATCTATAGTTTTTGGTCATAATGGTTCTGGAAAATCAAGCTATATAAAATTGCTGAAACATGCATGTGGAGCACGTGAGTCCGGTAAACTACTTGGAAATGTCTTTAATGATGGACAAGTTGAGAAGCAAGAATGCGTTTTTGTTTTTAATGATGGCCAAGAGAAACAAGTTAAATGGAGTACAGAACACGGAACTATACCGCAACTGAGTAGTATACAACTTTATGATACAGCATGTGCCAATGTTTATGTAAATGAAGAAAATGAAATTGCTTATGAACCATGGATATCATCATTCTTTACTGAGTTAACAGAAGTATGTCAAGTCATTGGACAAGCACTTAAAGAAGAAAATGATGGAATAGTAATCAAACCGTATAATCTTCCAAATGAATATCAGGGCACTTCAGTAGGCAAATGGCTTCAGAAAGCTAATTATAGAACCTCTTCTACTGAAGTCGATGAAAATAGCCGTTGGGGTATTGCGGAGGAGGAATCTCTTAATACTTATAAATTGCTTTTAGGAGAAATAAACCCTGTCGATACGGCAAAAAAACAAATGCAATTAGCGAGAAATTCTAATAACCTTATTGCCAAACTACAAACCCTTATTGACACTTATAATAATGAAAATTGTAATAACTATTTAGATTCTAAGAGTGAAATGGTTAGAAAGAAAAAGGTAGCAGAGCAAGATGCTGCGAAGATTTTTGCAAATTCTTCATTTGATGGAATTGGAACGGAGAGTTGGAAGCTGCTTTGGCAACATGCGCGTGACTTCTCTGAAAAGCATGCATATCCTTTAAGAGCTTTTCCAAATTTAGAAGATGAATCGAAATGTGTCTTGTGCCATCAGCCATTAAATGAGTCAGCAAAAGAAAGGCTTAGTGCTTTTGAAAGTTATGTTAAAGGTGCATTGATGATTGATGCTCAAGAAGCTGAAGAACGATACTTAAAGCATAAAGCTAGATTAATTGACATCCCGACGCCTGAATCAATTGTGCTCCATCTTAATTCAATTGGACTGACAGATGAGTTAGATACAACTGATTTTATTGAGTTTATTAACTTCCTAGAAAAACGCAAAAAGGATTTGGAAAAAGTACAATCCATAGAAGAACTAAATATTGTGCCGCAATTCGCAATTTTTAGTTCTTTAGCTCAGATTGCATCGACCTATGAACAACAGGCATCAAGTTTGATGGAACTTGCCGAACAGGATAACCGCAAGGAACTGTCTGATAAAATAAAGGAGTTGGAAGCCCGTAAATGGGTTTCACAACAACGTAATCTTATTTTCGAAAATATTGAAAAATTGAAAAATAAACATAAGATAGAGCAAGCGATAAGATTAACAAATACTCAAGCTATTTCTACAAAGAAATCTGAACTTTCAAATGAACTAATTACGGCCGAGTACATACAAAGATTTAATCACGAACTTATTCAATTGGGAGGCAACAGAATAAAGGTTGAATTGGTTAAATCAAGGGTTCAGAGAGGACATATATATCATAAGATTCAACTCAGAGATTGCAAATTTCCAGTAAAGACAGCAGAAGTATTAAGTGAAGGGGAATTTAGATTAGTTTCGTTAGCAGGATTTTTAGCTGATGTTGAGTCTAACCCGAACAATACACCATTCGTATTCGATGACCCAATATCGTCTCTCGATCAAGATTTTGAAGAGGCTACAGTTGAACGACTCGTTAAACTCAGTCAGAAGAGACAAGTTATTGTTTTTACACATCGAATTTCATTGTTGACATTGTTATCAGAGAAGGCGAAAAAGAAAAACATAAACTATGATTTAACCAGCTTAAGATCCGAGTTTTGGGGTGCTGGTGAACCCGGTGAACTCCCGATTTATGCAAATAACACAGAAAAGGCTTTGAACACGTTGCTAAACGAAAGACTATCTAAGGCTAAAAAAATTCTTAATGAGGAAGGTCAAGAAGCATATGCCCCATATATGAAGGGGCTTTGTAGTGATTTTCGCAGTCTGCTTGAAAGAATTATTGAAAATGATCTAATGGCCGATGTAGTACATCGATTCAGAAGAGCAATCAATACTATGGGCAAAATTTATAAATTAGCTTTAATTAAATATGAAGATTGTCAACTATTTGATGAGCTGATGACCAAGTATTCAAGATATGAGCATTCACAATCAATAGAAGCACCTGTTCAATTACCATTTCCCGACGAATTGAAGAATGACATGGACATTGTAAAATCATGGCTAGAAGAATTTAAGAACAGAAAGTAG